The following are encoded together in the Chroicocephalus ridibundus unplaced genomic scaffold, bChrRid1.1 SCAFFOLD_26, whole genome shotgun sequence genome:
- the LOC134509706 gene encoding olfactory receptor 14J1-like — MSNGSSITHFLLLAFADTRELQLLHFWLFLGIYLVALLGNGLIITAVACDHRLHTPMYFFLLSLSLLDLGCISTTLPKAMANSLWDTRAISYSGCAAQVFFFAFLISAEFYLLTVMAYDRYVAICKPLHYGSLLGSRACVHMAAAAWSSGFLNALLHTANTFSISLCQGNGLDQFFCEIPQILKLSCSDSKYLREVGLIVFGACLFFTCFVFIVLSYLQIFRAVLRMPSQQGRHKAFSTCLPHLAVVSLFISTSFFSYLKTPSITSPVLDLVLSFLYSVVPPAVNPLIYSMRNQELKDALRKLIGH; from the coding sequence atgtccaacggcagctccatcacccacttcctcctcctggcattcgcagacacgcgggagctgcagctcttgcacttctggctcttcctgggcatctacctggttgccctcctgggcaatggcctcatcatcactgccgtagcctgtgaccaccgcctccacacccccatgtacttcttcctcctcagcctctccctcctcgacctgggctgcatctccaccactctgcccaaagccatggccaattccctctgggacaccagggccatctcctactcgggatgtgctgcccaggtctttttctttgccttcttgatctcagcagagttttatcttctgacagtcatggcctacgaccggtacgttgccatctgcaaacccctgcactatgggtccctcctgggcagcagagcttgtgtccacatggcagcagctgcctggagcagtggctttctcaatgctctgctgcacacagccaatacattttcaatatctCTGTGTCAAGggaatggcctagaccagttcttctgtgaaatcccccagatcctcaagctctcctgctcagactcaaaatacctcagggaagttggtcttattgtgtttggtgcctgtttattctttacgtgttttgttttcattgtgctgtcctatctgcagatcttcagggctgtgctgaggatgccctcacagcagggacggcacaaagccttttccacgtgcctccctcacctggccgtagtctcactgtttatcagtacttcatttttttcctacttgaagACCCCCTCCATCACCTCGCCCGTTCTAGACCTAGTGCtctcatttctgtactcggtggtgcctccagcagtgaaccccctcatctacagcatgaggaaccaggagctcaaggatgccctgaggaaactgattggacat